AGCAACAATTTTGGCTTTGCTGTGGTGGCTGAGTATGGCTTTGCTGATGATTGTAATTGTTCAGTATTTATTTTCTGCTCTTATGAAAAAAGCTGCTGATACTTTTTTCAACAACACATTAAAATCATTGGGTATTGGGTTCCTGTATTTTATTGCAGTTCCGGTTCTTGCAATAATTGCTTTTGTAACAGTGGTAGGCCTTCCGGTAGGATTTTTATTGATCGTTGGTTATTTCATTTTGTTACTACTGGCTTCAGTAATTACATCGGTACTGCTTGCAAACTGGATGAATAACCGGAATAATTACAACTGGAATTTCTGGAGAATGGTATTTGCAGCGTGGGGCATCTTCATTCTGCTAAAATTAGTAACCCTTGTGCCGTTTGCAGGATGGTTGATTATGCTCTTCCTGGTGTGTGCAACGTTTGGAAGTATCCTCTTGAATATATCATGGCGAAAAAAGGCAGCCATAATTGTTAGATAAATAGGTATAAAACAAACGTATGATTTTGATTATGGCATGGCGAAACATCTGGCGCAATAAAATGCGGAGCATTGTCATTATGCTCTCCATTGCATTGGGCTTATTTGCAGGAATCGGTGTGCTGTCGTTGTACAAAGGCATGATGCGGAGCCGTGTGCGTACGGTAATTGATGCCGAAGTTGGCCATTTGCAAGTACACGATTCCAATTTTAAAAAAGATTACGAACCTGCATTTGTTATCAGCAATGGTTTGGGGATTTTAAAAAAAATCCGCAGCATGCCAGGTGTAAAATTTGCAGCGCCCAGAAGCATAACCAACGGAATGCTGGCCACTGCAACAGGAAGCGCAGGTGTACAGATTAACGGTGTAGAGCCACAGGATGAATACAATGCATCTCAACTGAAAGCTAAAATAATGGATGGGAAATTATTTGACAGTACAAAGAAGAGTGAGGTGATGATTGGGAAAAAGCTGGCGAAGAAAATGAAACTGAAAACAGGATCGAAGTTGGTGCTTACGTTTACAGACTCATCCGGCACGATCGTTTCCGCCGCTTTTCGTGTAGTTGCTGTGTATGAAAGCAACAATGCACCGCTGGATGAACGGAATGTATATATCAACATTCATTCGATGAACGAACTGCTCACTACAGGTAATACCTTTCATGAAATTGTTGTATTGCTTAACAGGGATGAGGATGTTCCATTGCTGCAGCAACAAATGCAGCAACAGTTCAGTAATTATAAAATTGAATCATGGAAAGAAATTTCACCTGAAACAGATTTAATGGTACAAACTACCGATCAGCTTTCATACATACTTATGACCATCATCATGTTTGCGTTGGCATTTGGCATTATTAATACCATGCTGATGGCAATACTGGAACGCACCAAAGAAATTGGAATGATGGTAGCGCTGGGAACCAGTAAGATTAAAATGTTTCTGCTGGTGTTATCAGAAACCGTTTTTCTTACACTGGCAGGAGCACCTGTTGGTGTTTTAATTGGCTGGCTAGTTATCAACTATTTCAATAAACATGGGTTGGATATGAGCGGTATGGGAAGGGAAATGATGAGCAGTTTTGGTTACAGCACATTGATTTTTCCGGAGTTCCCATCGGATAAGCTTGCGGGTGTATTATTGATTGTTTGCTGCACCGCACTGCTATCTTGTTTGTTCCCGGCAATAAAAGCTTTGAAGCTGCAGCCGGTGGAAGCATTGAGAGGCATGCGCTGAATTCCCTTCAAGGGAAGAGAATTACTAAGCACATAAAAAAGTTGTTCGAATGATTAAGTGATGATAAAATAAATTTTGTTGAAATGCCCATACGGATGAACTCGTTCTGCACGGGCCTAATTACAAAACATGAAAAACGAACGAAACACCAGTACTGTACACCTAATAACAGGTAACGATGGTAAGATGGAAACCGTAATTGATGCGCATAACATCAGTAAGGTGTATAATCCTGAAACCATACCGGTGTATGCTGTCAACAATGTGCATCTGCATTTGGAGCGTGGTGAGTTTACTGCATTGGTTGGTCCGTCAGGTTCGGGTAAAACAACATTGCTCAACATGATCGGTGGATTGGATAAACCCGACCAGGGAAATATCATGATCAATGGTGTGGATATAACCAGGCTTTCTGCAAGACAGCTGATTGATTTTCGTTTACAGAATATCGGTTTCGTTTTTCAATCGTACAATTTAATCCCGGTATTAACGGCAAAAGAAAATGTTGAATTTATTATGCTGTTGCAGGGAGTGAAGAAAAAAGAACGGGATGAACGGGTGAAGCAATTATTCAAACAGATCTCGATGGAAGAAAAAATGGATACACGTCCGGCGCAATTATCCGGCGGGCAACAGCAACGGGTAGCTGTTGCACGAGCACTTGCATCAAAACCACAATTTATTTTGGCAGATGAGCCGACAGCTAATCTTGATTCAAAGTCGGCAGCGAATCTGCTCGATATTATGGCCGATCTGAACAAGGAAGAAAACATTACGTTTCTTTTTTCTACGCATGATCAACGTGTCATCAGCAGAGCAAGAAGGGTCATCACATTGGTTGATGGAAAGATCGCATCAGATACTGCTGCTGTTGACATCACGCAGGCTCACACACTTGAAACAACCTGAATGAAAGCCTCTCTATTGATAGTATCGGTTCTGTGTTGCCAATTTGCCTGGGCACAGGATAGCGTTGAATCAAAAGAAAAATGGGAGGTAAAAGGTTATCTCAAAAACATGGAGAACCTTACGTTTGATCATTTGAGCAAGCAGGTTACGTCCGGTAATTTGTTGCATAACCGTATTAATATAAAATGGATGCCCTCTTCAACGTTTACGGCTGTGGCACAAATACGCAACCGTTTATTCTGGGGCGAGGAAATAAAACAGACAGCTTCTTTTTCATCACTTCTGAGAAATGAAAATGAAAAAATAAATCTGCAGGTACAATGGGTCAACTCTTCATCTGTCGTCCTGCATACAAATACTGAGCGCTTGTATATTGATTACCGAACGGAAAAATGGACTGTAAGAGTTGGACGGCAACGCATCAATTGGGGTGTAACAACTACCTGGAATCCCAACGATGTATTTAACTCTTATAATTTTCTTGATTTTGATTATGAAGAACGTGCAGGGGTAGATGCGGCCAAACTGCAATACCAGTTTAATGATTTCGGAAATATTGAACTTGCGTATGCATCTATCGGTAATAACAAAGGCGATATTGCCGCTGCCCGTTTCTCCTTCAATAAATGGAATTATGATTTTCATGTACTAACCGGTTGGGTGTATAAACAGGCTTCAGCAGGAGCAGCATGGGCCGGCAGTATCAACGAGAGTGGAATAAAAGGAGAGCTGCAATATTATTTCAATAGTAAGGATAAGGATGATCGTTTGAATGTTGTACTGGAATGGGATCATATGTTTAAGAAAGGCTGGTATGCAAATTTCAGTACGCTTTATAACAGCAGAGGTATTGATACGGTGGTGAATAACTTTGGCACTATTAATCTGAAACTGTCGCCACAAAACCTGATGCCCACCAAATGGAATTTAATTGCAACGGCATCAAAGGAAATTACTCCCTTATTGTCGGCTAATGTGAGTGTGCTTTATACACCAGGTACCAACCTTTTGATATTGCTTCCTGCTGTTCGTTATAATCTTGCAACTAATCTTGATGCGGATCTTGTTGGGCAGAGTTTCTTTTCTGAACTCAATAGCTCATTTCGTGCAGTGAGTACACGAGCCATTTTACGAATGAAGTGGAGTTTTTGAAGTGTGAGTACAGAACTTGTTTCAGGCAGTATACTTATTGAAAAGACCGGTAACATTTTCATGAGTTAAATTGAAAATACTACCGGCCTGTCATTACACGAAGAGTTCCCGTAAGACTATTTCTGCTGCAGGATATTATTTTTCACCATTTCATTAATGATCAGCTTTCCGTACTCATGTCCTAAGCTTTCTGAGTTAGCAGGATCAAATGATTTTGTTTGTACAGAATAGATCAAGGATTGTGTACTCATGTCATACACATTACTTTCCCAAAAATATTCAGTGTCGGTAACATAATATCCTTGTTCATAAATCCTGTAATTAAGCGTTCCATAATACCCCCAGAAGCGATTGTAATAGATGCCATAGGGTGAGTAGTAAAGGCGGCCCGGTACATAGCTGCGTTCTTTTTGTTTATCGAGCAGCACAATAGTGATCACCGCATCGACAGCACTCGCTTTTAATTTGCTAACCGCTTCAGCTTCGGTCATATTGCTGAAAGCTTTTGGTCCGTATTCACTTAATGAGCCTACTGCATTGTAGCCTTTCTCTTTCAGGTCACCCACCAGGTGTGCTTCCATTTTCTCCTGCAGGCTCCTGTCTGTATCACGGATCAACCCGAGTACCAGTATTTTACTGTATTGCTTTGCTTCAATGTTTTGTGCCTTCCAACTGCTTGTAATTTTTGTAGAGGTACATCCTGTGAGCAAAAAAACAAGAAGTACTGCCAGCCATTTTATCTTTTTCATATTTACCTGTTTTATTTTTTCACAGATAATGATAGCAGGCGGTGAAAAAGAGATCAGTAAACAACAATTCGTAATGCTTCTGTTTTTACAGGGGCTGATTCTTTAGGAATATAAATATGCAGAAGACCTTCTTTGTAAGATGCTGATGCTAATTCAGGGTTTACATTGTCAGGCAAAAGTATATGCCGGTCGAAGCAATCATAATTGAACTCATGCAAATGAAAGTTTTCAGTAACACAATCAATACTGCTCTTCACAAACAGCGCAATTGATAAAATATGATCTTTCACTGCAAGTAGAAAATTCTCCCGTTTTACGCCGGGTATGGCTACTTCAATAGTAAAACTCTCTGCTCTGTCACGCACATTCACCAATGGCTGCACAACTGTACCTTCCCTGTGTAACTTCAGTTCTTCAGCCAAACGTTCAAGTTCAGGTAAAGGAGTATATTCTCCGGGATAGATATAGTGCACGCTGCTTTTTGAAGTATAATGTTCCATATTTAAGATTTACAAGTTTGGCAATCGGTTTTTTCGCACCACCTTGTTTTCATAAGCAGGTACATACTTTCAACAGGGACTAGGTTAATGTTTAATTTCAGGAATACATACTTAGTTTAATAGAATTTTTCTTTTTGTTGCAGGTTATTGATATAGGTTTTCACGTCTTCATCCGTTACCTGTTTAAAATCGTCGTAAAAAGCACCAACGCCATAGAACTCTTCTGCTATCAGCAAACAAATGAACTCATCTGTTTCTTTTGCTAATTTTTTGTATGCTTCTGCAGAAGTAACCGGAACAGCTATAATTATTTTTTCGGGTTCTTCTTTGCGTATCACTTTCAACGTGGCCAGCATGGTGTTACCTGTGGCAATACCATCATCCACAATAATGACTGTTTTACCTTTCAATGGAAGAATTGTGCGATCACCCATAAATTTCTGCTGCATGTCTTTTAATTTATCCTGCACTCTCTTTACTTCCTGTTGAATATATACTTCCGTTACATCATCATGTGGTATTACAAAGTAATCACTAAGGCTGGCAGCACCAATGGCATATTCTTTATTGATAGGATGACCAATCTTTTTCGTGAGCACCAGTTGCATGGGGAAATTTAATTCACTTGCAACTGTATATGCAACAGGCACACCCCCTCTGGGAACGGCCAATACAACACATGGGTCTATCACATACTTCTTCAGTTTAAATGCTAACTGTAAACCCGCATCCATTCTGTCATTGAATGTCATGGTTTTTTCGTTTAACTGTTTATGCATTCACTGGCTGCAGATATTTCAGAAACCATTTTGCTGCAAGCTTTTCTACAATTTCCATTTTGCCTTCTTCTTCAAACAAATGCGTGGCACCCTCTACAATATCAAGGCGTTTAACACAGGTAAGCTGTTCGTATGCCTGGCGGTTCAGCTCAAGTACAACAGCATCTTCTCCTCCCACAATCAGTAAAGTGGGAGCAGTTACTTTATATAATTCATCTGCTGCCAAATCTGGCCTGCCACCTCTCGATACCACTGCTGCTATTTCCGGTAAGCGTGCCGCAGCCTGCAATGCAGATGCAGCACCTGTACTGGCACCAAAATAGCCAATGCTGCAACCTGCTGCAGCCGGATGTTTTTCCAGCCATTTGGTAACATTATACAGGCGCTGTGTGAGCAGGCGTATATCGAAACGATTTTGGTAACGCCTATCTTCTTCAAGTGTGAGCAGGTCGAACAGCAAGGTTCCGAAATTCTGTTCGTGCAGGTAAGCAGCAACCATGCGGTTGCGTGGACTGTGTCGGCTGCTTCCGCTTCCATGTGAAAAAATTACAATACCCTCTGCATTTAAAGGAATAATCAATTCACCCTCCAGTACAACAGTACCGAGCGGAATATCGATTT
The DNA window shown above is from Lacibacter sp. H375 and carries:
- a CDS encoding phosphoribosyltransferase produces the protein MTFNDRMDAGLQLAFKLKKYVIDPCVVLAVPRGGVPVAYTVASELNFPMQLVLTKKIGHPINKEYAIGAASLSDYFVIPHDDVTEVYIQQEVKRVQDKLKDMQQKFMGDRTILPLKGKTVIIVDDGIATGNTMLATLKVIRKEEPEKIIIAVPVTSAEAYKKLAKETDEFICLLIAEEFYGVGAFYDDFKQVTDEDVKTYINNLQQKEKFY
- a CDS encoding ABC transporter permease — its product is MILIMAWRNIWRNKMRSIVIMLSIALGLFAGIGVLSLYKGMMRSRVRTVIDAEVGHLQVHDSNFKKDYEPAFVISNGLGILKKIRSMPGVKFAAPRSITNGMLATATGSAGVQINGVEPQDEYNASQLKAKIMDGKLFDSTKKSEVMIGKKLAKKMKLKTGSKLVLTFTDSSGTIVSAAFRVVAVYESNNAPLDERNVYINIHSMNELLTTGNTFHEIVVLLNRDEDVPLLQQQMQQQFSNYKIESWKEISPETDLMVQTTDQLSYILMTIIMFALAFGIINTMLMAILERTKEIGMMVALGTSKIKMFLLVLSETVFLTLAGAPVGVLIGWLVINYFNKHGLDMSGMGREMMSSFGYSTLIFPEFPSDKLAGVLLIVCCTALLSCLFPAIKALKLQPVEALRGMR
- a CDS encoding ABC transporter ATP-binding protein, whose protein sequence is MKNERNTSTVHLITGNDGKMETVIDAHNISKVYNPETIPVYAVNNVHLHLERGEFTALVGPSGSGKTTLLNMIGGLDKPDQGNIMINGVDITRLSARQLIDFRLQNIGFVFQSYNLIPVLTAKENVEFIMLLQGVKKKERDERVKQLFKQISMEEKMDTRPAQLSGGQQQRVAVARALASKPQFILADEPTANLDSKSAANLLDIMADLNKEENITFLFSTHDQRVISRARRVITLVDGKIASDTAAVDITQAHTLETT
- a CDS encoding Hsp20/alpha crystallin family protein gives rise to the protein MEHYTSKSSVHYIYPGEYTPLPELERLAEELKLHREGTVVQPLVNVRDRAESFTIEVAIPGVKRENFLLAVKDHILSIALFVKSSIDCVTENFHLHEFNYDCFDRHILLPDNVNPELASASYKEGLLHIYIPKESAPVKTEALRIVVY
- a CDS encoding dienelactone hydrolase family protein translates to MMNFRFNSEIDIPLGTVVLEGELIIPLNAEGIVIFSHGSGSSRHSPRNRMVAAYLHEQNFGTLLFDLLTLEEDRRYQNRFDIRLLTQRLYNVTKWLEKHPAAAGCSIGYFGASTGAASALQAAARLPEIAAVVSRGGRPDLAADELYKVTAPTLLIVGGEDAVVLELNRQAYEQLTCVKRLDIVEGATHLFEEEGKMEIVEKLAAKWFLKYLQPVNA